One Lacunisphaera limnophila DNA window includes the following coding sequences:
- a CDS encoding aminotransferase class V-fold PLP-dependent enzyme, translating into MSDLPPSNSDLQAAAWRNVRADFPVLHQQVNGKPLVYLDNGATSQKPRAVIDALVRYYERDNSNVHRGLHTLSMRATDAYEGARTRLARFINAADPAEILFTRGTTESINLVARSWGHAHLKPGDVVLTTEFEHHSNLVPWQQAAKAAGATLKYVPLLGADGEGGLDLAALDTLLTPQVKLFAFTHISNTLGTINPVAELCRRARAVGAVTVIDAAQSIGHVPLDVQQIGCDFLAFSGHKMCGPTGIGVLYGRRALLDKLAPDETGGGMVVQVTYEGATWKPAPERFEAGTPNVADAIALGAACDYLDALGREQIAAHDDRLVRVAMEKLSALPGIRIIGPRAGAERSGLVSFAFEGVHAHDVVTFADEDGIALRGGHHCNQPLMRKLGLTSTTRASFYLYNTEAEIDRLVASLARIQKFFAG; encoded by the coding sequence ATGTCCGATCTCCCCCCTTCGAACTCCGATCTCCAGGCTGCGGCTTGGCGCAACGTCCGCGCCGACTTCCCCGTCCTCCACCAACAGGTCAACGGCAAGCCTCTCGTCTACCTCGACAACGGCGCCACCTCGCAGAAACCGCGCGCGGTGATCGACGCCCTGGTCCGCTATTACGAGCGCGACAACAGCAACGTCCACCGTGGCCTGCACACGCTTTCCATGCGGGCGACCGACGCCTACGAGGGCGCCCGCACCCGCCTCGCCCGGTTCATCAACGCCGCCGATCCCGCTGAAATTCTCTTCACCCGCGGCACCACCGAGAGCATCAACCTCGTCGCGCGTAGCTGGGGCCACGCGCACCTGAAACCCGGCGATGTCGTGCTCACCACCGAGTTCGAGCACCACTCCAACCTCGTGCCCTGGCAGCAGGCCGCCAAAGCCGCGGGTGCGACGCTCAAATACGTGCCCTTGCTCGGCGCCGATGGCGAGGGCGGACTGGACCTCGCCGCGCTCGACACCTTGCTCACGCCGCAAGTGAAGCTGTTCGCGTTCACCCATATCTCGAACACGCTCGGCACCATCAACCCGGTCGCCGAGCTCTGCCGCCGGGCCCGGGCCGTCGGTGCCGTGACCGTGATCGATGCGGCCCAGTCCATCGGCCACGTCCCTCTCGACGTACAGCAGATCGGCTGCGATTTCCTCGCCTTCTCCGGGCACAAAATGTGCGGCCCGACCGGCATCGGCGTCCTCTACGGCCGTCGCGCGCTGCTGGACAAGCTCGCCCCCGACGAGACCGGCGGCGGCATGGTCGTGCAGGTCACCTACGAGGGCGCCACCTGGAAACCCGCCCCCGAACGCTTCGAAGCCGGCACCCCCAACGTCGCCGACGCCATCGCCCTGGGCGCCGCCTGCGACTACCTCGACGCCCTCGGCCGCGAGCAGATCGCCGCGCACGACGACCGGCTGGTCCGCGTCGCGATGGAAAAACTCTCCGCCCTGCCCGGCATCCGCATCATCGGCCCCCGCGCCGGCGCCGAGCGCAGCGGGCTCGTCAGCTTCGCCTTCGAGGGGGTGCACGCGCATGACGTCGTGACCTTCGCCGACGAGGACGGCATCGCCCTGCGCGGCGGCCACCACTGCAACCAGCCCCTCATGCGCAAGCTTGGACTGACCAGCACGACCCGCGCGAGTTTCTATCTCTATAACACCGAGGCGGAGATCGACCGGCTCGTCGCCTCGCTCGCCCGCATCCAGAAGTTCTTCGCCGGCTGA
- the sufU gene encoding Fe-S cluster assembly sulfur transfer protein SufU, whose translation MQDLTDLYQSVILDHNRRPRNRGKLPTANRVAHGENPSCGDQCTVYLRLDGDRIGDISFDGSGCAISQASASLMTLNLKGKTAPEAEAIYADVHHLVTTGKVDENNLSDLAALAGVHQFPARIKCATLGWHAALNALKGDPITATTETHKD comes from the coding sequence ATGCAAGACCTCACCGACCTCTACCAGTCCGTCATTCTGGACCACAACCGCCGCCCGCGGAACCGCGGCAAACTGCCCACGGCCAATCGCGTCGCGCATGGCGAAAACCCTTCCTGCGGAGACCAATGCACCGTTTACCTGCGGCTCGACGGCGACCGGATCGGCGACATCTCCTTTGATGGCTCCGGCTGCGCCATCTCCCAGGCCAGCGCGTCGCTCATGACCCTCAACCTCAAGGGCAAGACCGCCCCGGAGGCCGAGGCCATTTACGCCGACGTGCATCACCTCGTCACCACCGGCAAGGTGGACGAAAACAACCTTTCCGACCTGGCGGCCCTCGCCGGCGTCCACCAGTTCCCCGCGCGGATCAAGTGCGCCACCCTCGGCTGGCACGCCGCCCTCAACGCCCTGAAGGGCGACCCGATCACCGCCACGACCGAGACGCACAAGGACTGA
- the nuoB gene encoding NADH-quinone oxidoreductase subunit NuoB: MVTANPELTYNSKIEGDIVVTRVDAAINWVRTNSMWPMPMGLACCAIELMAVAASRFDIARFGAEVMRFSPRQADCMIVAGTVTYKMAPVVRRIYDQMASPKWVIAMGACASSGGMYRSYATLQGVDRIIPVDVYVSGCPPRPEALLDALMKLQGKVKKERSFSKLLSA, from the coding sequence ATGGTCACCGCCAATCCGGAACTCACTTATAACAGCAAGATCGAGGGCGACATTGTGGTCACCCGGGTCGATGCGGCGATCAATTGGGTGCGCACCAACTCCATGTGGCCCATGCCGATGGGTCTGGCCTGCTGCGCCATCGAGCTGATGGCCGTCGCCGCCAGCCGGTTCGACATCGCCCGCTTCGGGGCCGAGGTCATGCGTTTCTCCCCCCGCCAGGCCGACTGCATGATCGTGGCCGGGACGGTCACCTACAAGATGGCCCCGGTGGTGCGTCGCATTTACGACCAGATGGCCTCCCCCAAGTGGGTGATCGCGATGGGCGCTTGCGCCAGCTCGGGCGGCATGTACCGCAGCTACGCCACCCTGCAGGGCGTGGACCGCATCATCCCGGTGGACGTCTACGTCAGCGGCTGCCCGCCCCGCCCGGAGGCGCTGCTCGACGCGCTCATGAAGCTCCAGGGCAAGGTCAAGAAAGAGCGTTCCTTCTCGAAGCTCCTGAGTGCATGA
- a CDS encoding NADH-quinone oxidoreductase subunit C produces the protein MTTDVAITTAVAQQFPSTTPRASLDCPAFNVPAAEALALLQYLRDAQGYDFLMDLTAVDWSAEQSPRFTVVWHLYSSTKHCYVRVAAACPADADPAMPTATGLWAGADWHERETYDMLGIKFTGHPDLRRILMWDGYPYFPLRKEFPLAGLPTEMSDAEINEEIKVGVISAPMAGGPFVATPGEPMSEAEPRAKDEAWNEKKEKPE, from the coding sequence ATGACCACCGACGTCGCCATCACGACCGCCGTTGCCCAGCAGTTTCCCTCGACCACGCCCCGGGCGAGCCTGGATTGCCCGGCATTCAATGTCCCGGCCGCCGAGGCGCTCGCGCTGCTCCAGTACCTGCGCGACGCCCAGGGCTACGATTTCCTGATGGACCTGACCGCCGTCGACTGGAGCGCGGAGCAATCCCCCCGCTTCACCGTCGTCTGGCACCTCTACTCGAGCACCAAGCACTGCTATGTCCGCGTCGCCGCCGCTTGTCCGGCCGACGCCGACCCCGCAATGCCGACCGCCACGGGCCTGTGGGCCGGGGCCGACTGGCATGAGCGTGAGACCTACGACATGCTGGGCATCAAGTTTACCGGGCATCCCGACCTGCGCCGCATCCTGATGTGGGACGGCTACCCGTATTTCCCACTGCGCAAGGAGTTCCCCCTCGCCGGCCTGCCCACCGAGATGTCCGACGCCGAGATCAACGAGGAGATCAAGGTCGGCGTGATCTCCGCCCCGATGGCCGGCGGCCCCTTCGTCGCCACCCCGGGCGAGCCCATGAGCGAGGCCGAACCCCGCGCCAAGGATGAGGCGTGGAACGAAAAGAAAGAGAAACCCGAATAA
- the nuoD gene encoding NADH dehydrogenase (quinone) subunit D, whose amino-acid sequence MATDFSFPDAAAKAAQANLPKEFEPEKMSLSMGPSHPSTHGVLRIQFELDGETVTKADPVVGYLHRGDEKIAENMTYNQFVPYTDRLDYLAPLANNMAYAIAVERLAGLEVPARCQAIRVITAEMARVSAHLMGLGAYGIDVGAWSVFMYCFEEREKLYRLFEELTGARFTTSYTRIGGLSRDVPEGWTGRVDQFCDQFMPILDEILGLLTRNKIFIDRTVGVGVISRADAISYGLTGPNLRGSGVGTDLRKDRPYSGYEQYEFEVPVGAKGDCYDRYLCRGEEMKQSIRIIKQAVAKFPSGDWYAKDARRIFAPPKDKVLTSMEELINNFMIVTEGPQMPAGEVYFEAENPKGVLGFYIVSKGGGVPWRMKIRSPSFCNLSILPKLCVGNMVSDVVSILGSLDFVMGECDR is encoded by the coding sequence GTGGCCACCGACTTTTCCTTTCCCGATGCGGCCGCCAAGGCCGCCCAAGCGAACCTCCCGAAGGAGTTCGAGCCCGAGAAGATGTCCCTCTCGATGGGCCCCTCGCACCCGTCCACCCACGGCGTGCTGCGGATCCAGTTCGAGCTCGATGGCGAGACGGTGACCAAGGCCGACCCGGTCGTCGGCTACCTGCACCGCGGCGACGAGAAGATCGCCGAAAACATGACTTATAACCAGTTCGTGCCCTACACGGACCGGTTGGACTACCTCGCACCCCTGGCCAACAACATGGCCTACGCCATCGCGGTCGAGCGCCTCGCCGGCCTCGAGGTCCCGGCCCGCTGCCAGGCGATCCGCGTGATCACCGCCGAGATGGCCCGCGTCTCCGCCCACCTGATGGGCCTGGGCGCGTACGGCATCGATGTCGGCGCCTGGTCGGTGTTCATGTACTGCTTCGAGGAGCGCGAAAAACTCTACCGGCTCTTCGAGGAGCTGACGGGCGCGCGCTTCACCACTAGCTACACCCGTATCGGCGGCCTCTCCCGCGACGTCCCGGAGGGCTGGACCGGCCGCGTGGACCAGTTCTGCGACCAGTTCATGCCGATCCTCGACGAGATCCTCGGCCTGCTGACCCGCAACAAGATCTTTATCGACCGCACGGTGGGCGTGGGTGTGATTTCCCGCGCGGACGCCATCAGCTACGGCCTCACCGGCCCGAACCTGCGCGGCTCCGGCGTCGGCACGGACCTGCGCAAGGACCGGCCCTATTCCGGCTACGAGCAGTATGAGTTCGAGGTGCCGGTCGGCGCCAAGGGCGACTGTTACGACCGCTACCTCTGCCGCGGCGAGGAGATGAAGCAGTCCATCCGCATCATCAAGCAGGCTGTCGCGAAGTTCCCGTCCGGCGACTGGTACGCGAAGGATGCGCGCCGGATCTTCGCCCCGCCGAAGGACAAGGTTCTCACGTCGATGGAGGAGCTGATCAACAACTTCATGATCGTGACCGAGGGCCCGCAGATGCCGGCCGGCGAGGTCTACTTCGAGGCCGAGAATCCCAAGGGCGTGCTCGGCTTCTACATCGTGAGCAAGGGCGGCGGCGTGCCGTGGCGTATGAAGATCCGCAGCCCCTCGTTCTGCAACCTCTCCATCCTTCCCAAGCTCTGCGTCGGCAACATGGTGTCCGACGTCGTCTCCATCCTCGGCTCGCTCGACTTCGTCATGGGCGAGTGCGACCGCTGA
- the nuoE gene encoding complex I 24 kDa subunit family protein — translation MNLKPETLKQIDEVITHYPVKRSATLPLLHLVQEDAGWISPAAIEWIAAKLELQPINVYEVVTFYPMFRQKPIGRRHIKVCRTLSCALVGGYKVCEQFEQEFGCHRGEISADGEVTIEFVECLASCGTGPVVMIDDDLHEKVDAAKVKALSAQIRTEAKKK, via the coding sequence ATGAATCTCAAACCTGAAACGCTTAAGCAGATCGACGAAGTGATCACCCATTACCCGGTGAAGCGCAGCGCCACGCTCCCGCTCCTGCACCTGGTGCAGGAGGACGCCGGCTGGATCTCGCCGGCGGCCATCGAGTGGATCGCCGCCAAGCTCGAGCTGCAGCCGATCAACGTGTACGAGGTCGTGACGTTCTACCCGATGTTCCGGCAGAAGCCGATCGGCCGCCGGCACATCAAGGTCTGTCGTACGCTCTCCTGCGCGCTCGTCGGCGGCTACAAGGTATGCGAGCAGTTCGAGCAGGAGTTCGGCTGCCACCGTGGCGAGATTTCCGCCGACGGCGAGGTGACCATCGAGTTTGTCGAGTGCCTCGCCAGTTGCGGCACCGGTCCGGTCGTGATGATCGACGACGACCTGCACGAGAAGGTCGACGCCGCCAAGGTCAAGGCGCTCAGCGCGCAGATCCGTACGGAGGCGAAAAAGAAGTGA
- the nuoF gene encoding NADH-quinone oxidoreductase subunit NuoF, translating into MSVPQQRRLIFAHIDEPGYTNDLACYLKHGGYEVMKKAFARPPAELIDEVKKSGLRGRGGAGFPCGVKWTLVDRKSGKPIYLIVNADESEPGTFKDRYIMHQDPHQLIEGTMISCFANNVKQAYIYIRGEMPHGARILEKAIAEARAANFVGQNILGTNYSCDIFVHRGAGAYICGEETGLIESLEGKRANPRIKPPYFPAVLGLYQCPTIVNNVETLCHVKHIADMGGEAYTRIGTPNNSGTRIFCVSGHVQRPGYYEFEAGKITMGQLLNDVCGGPLPGRTFKAVIPGGSSAKVMRFGERYKGKRKVGAEMVDYDWGVEDVPMDFDSLGMIGTMGGSGGVIVMDDTVNMVEALANINAFYQHESCGQCTPCREGSLWMKKITSRMVHGDARAEDAALLKAVADQIPGRTICAFGEACSWPTQSFLAKFGDEFKGYPEAKKTKAAPAAPLI; encoded by the coding sequence ATGTCCGTCCCTCAACAACGCCGCCTGATCTTCGCTCACATCGACGAGCCCGGCTACACCAACGATCTCGCCTGCTACCTCAAGCATGGCGGCTACGAGGTCATGAAGAAGGCGTTCGCCCGGCCCCCGGCGGAGCTGATCGACGAGGTCAAGAAGTCCGGCCTGCGTGGGCGCGGCGGCGCGGGTTTTCCGTGCGGTGTCAAATGGACCCTCGTGGACCGCAAGAGCGGCAAACCGATCTATCTCATCGTCAACGCCGACGAGTCCGAGCCCGGCACCTTCAAGGACCGGTACATCATGCACCAGGATCCGCACCAGCTGATCGAGGGCACGATGATCTCCTGTTTCGCGAACAACGTGAAGCAGGCCTACATCTACATCCGTGGCGAGATGCCGCACGGCGCCCGCATCCTCGAGAAGGCCATCGCCGAGGCCCGCGCGGCGAATTTTGTCGGCCAGAACATCCTCGGGACGAACTACAGCTGCGACATCTTCGTGCATCGCGGCGCCGGCGCCTACATCTGCGGCGAGGAGACCGGCCTGATCGAGTCCCTCGAGGGCAAGCGCGCCAACCCGCGCATCAAGCCCCCGTATTTCCCGGCCGTGCTCGGCCTCTACCAGTGCCCGACGATCGTGAACAACGTCGAGACGCTCTGCCATGTGAAGCACATCGCCGACATGGGCGGCGAGGCCTATACGCGGATCGGCACGCCCAACAACAGCGGCACGCGCATCTTCTGCGTCTCCGGCCATGTGCAGCGGCCCGGTTATTACGAGTTCGAGGCCGGCAAGATCACGATGGGCCAGCTCCTTAACGATGTCTGCGGCGGCCCACTGCCCGGGCGGACCTTCAAGGCCGTGATCCCCGGCGGCTCGTCCGCCAAGGTCATGCGCTTCGGCGAACGTTACAAGGGCAAGCGCAAGGTCGGCGCGGAGATGGTCGACTACGACTGGGGCGTCGAGGATGTCCCGATGGACTTCGATTCGCTCGGCATGATCGGCACGATGGGCGGCTCCGGCGGCGTCATCGTGATGGACGACACCGTCAACATGGTCGAGGCGCTCGCCAACATCAACGCCTTCTACCAACACGAGAGCTGCGGCCAGTGCACGCCCTGCCGCGAGGGCTCGCTCTGGATGAAGAAAATCACGTCGCGCATGGTGCACGGCGACGCCCGCGCCGAGGACGCCGCGCTGCTCAAGGCCGTGGCCGACCAGATCCCGGGCCGCACCATCTGCGCCTTCGGCGAGGCCTGCTCCTGGCCGACCCAGAGCTTCCTCGCCAAGTTCGGCGACGAGTTCAAGGGCTACCCCGAGGCCAAGAAAACCAAGGCGGCGCCCGCCGCGCCCCTGATCTGA
- a CDS encoding 2Fe-2S iron-sulfur cluster-binding protein: MSTAPAKPADLVTVNIDGKDIAVPKGTNVIEAAKLVGVEIPHYCYHPKLSIVGNCRMCLIEMGMPAVDPATKAPIMDPATGKQKVNWIPRPQIGCGTNASPGLHIRTNTPLVKDCREGVTEMLLINHPLDCPICDQAGECKLQEHSTAYGRGYSRFVEQKNVKPKRTVLGPRVTLDDERCILCSRCIRFSKEIAKDDVLGFVDRGSYSTLTCYPGRELANNYSLNTVDICPVGALTSTDFRFKMRVWFLKQTPSIDPESSVGANTEVWSREGVIYRITPRRNDAVNDTWMTDSGRALYKQVKAADRLLAPAIAGQPAPADRALQAAATLLKAGAVAVVGSGRSSVEEQFLTKKLADALQVSASLVSRVGAGDGLLLSSDRNPNVRGALVTGLITALPAQKLTALAADIDAGKVKTVVSVGEDLTAAGLTAAQLAKVAVIYLGTHQNPTSTAAQVVIPTLTVFEKSGSFVNQQFRLQKFARAVPGPAGVSDDLITLAELVAAAGGGILPFELGLLWDALAATVKPLAGLTYAKLPALGQPLDATAWTGLPFCEGETLHFKPAAVPTAANA, encoded by the coding sequence ATGTCCACCGCTCCCGCCAAACCCGCCGACCTCGTGACCGTCAACATTGACGGCAAGGACATCGCCGTGCCGAAGGGCACGAACGTGATCGAGGCCGCCAAGCTCGTCGGGGTCGAGATCCCGCACTACTGCTACCATCCGAAGCTTTCCATCGTCGGCAATTGCCGCATGTGCCTCATCGAAATGGGTATGCCGGCCGTCGATCCCGCGACCAAGGCCCCGATCATGGATCCGGCCACCGGCAAGCAGAAGGTGAACTGGATCCCCCGCCCGCAGATCGGCTGCGGCACGAACGCTTCGCCCGGCCTGCACATCCGCACGAACACCCCGCTGGTGAAGGACTGCCGCGAGGGCGTGACGGAGATGCTGCTCATCAACCACCCGCTCGACTGCCCGATCTGCGATCAGGCCGGCGAGTGCAAGCTGCAGGAACACTCCACCGCCTACGGCCGTGGCTACTCCCGCTTTGTCGAGCAGAAGAACGTGAAGCCCAAGCGCACCGTGCTCGGCCCGCGCGTCACGCTCGATGACGAGCGCTGCATCCTCTGCTCCCGCTGCATCCGCTTCTCCAAGGAGATCGCGAAGGATGACGTCCTCGGTTTCGTCGACCGCGGCAGCTACAGCACGCTCACCTGCTACCCGGGCCGGGAGCTCGCGAACAACTACTCGCTCAACACGGTGGACATCTGCCCCGTCGGCGCGCTCACATCGACGGATTTCCGCTTCAAGATGCGCGTCTGGTTCCTCAAGCAGACGCCGTCCATCGACCCCGAGTCCTCCGTCGGCGCCAACACCGAGGTCTGGAGCCGTGAGGGTGTGATCTATCGCATCACTCCACGCCGCAACGATGCGGTGAACGACACGTGGATGACCGACTCCGGCCGCGCCCTCTACAAGCAGGTCAAGGCCGCCGACCGCCTGCTCGCGCCGGCCATCGCCGGCCAGCCCGCCCCGGCCGACCGGGCGCTGCAAGCCGCCGCCACTCTCCTCAAGGCCGGTGCCGTCGCTGTCGTCGGCTCGGGCCGCAGCAGCGTCGAGGAACAGTTTCTCACGAAGAAGCTCGCCGACGCGCTCCAGGTTTCCGCCTCATTGGTCAGCCGGGTGGGGGCAGGGGATGGCCTCCTCCTCTCCTCCGACCGCAACCCGAATGTCCGCGGTGCGCTCGTCACCGGGCTCATCACCGCCCTGCCGGCGCAAAAGCTCACGGCCCTCGCCGCCGACATCGATGCCGGCAAGGTGAAGACCGTGGTTTCCGTCGGCGAGGACCTGACCGCCGCCGGCCTCACCGCCGCGCAGCTCGCCAAGGTTGCCGTCATCTATCTCGGCACGCACCAGAACCCGACGAGCACGGCCGCGCAGGTGGTCATTCCGACTCTCACGGTGTTTGAAAAGTCCGGCAGCTTCGTGAACCAGCAGTTCCGCCTGCAGAAGTTCGCCCGCGCCGTGCCCGGTCCGGCCGGGGTTTCCGACGATCTCATCACCCTGGCCGAGCTCGTGGCCGCCGCCGGGGGCGGTATCCTGCCCTTCGAACTCGGGCTCCTGTGGGACGCCCTGGCCGCCACGGTGAAGCCGCTGGCCGGCCTCACCTACGCCAAGTTGCCGGCTCTGGGCCAGCCACTCGACGCCACCGCCTGGACCGGCCTGCCCTTCTGCGAGGGCGAGACCCTCCACTTCAAACCCGCCGCCGTGCCCACGGCCGCCAACGCCTGA
- a CDS encoding complex I subunit 1/NuoH family protein — MTAIVEFWNNLHPLLQGVIKGLAVIGVMFPIGGACSLVERKVSAAIQGRPGPNRAMPFWFAWVPVIGPFLQRLGVFHLMADGAKMFFKEDSLPGHVNKFYFLLAPVVAMIPALTTVTVVPFGAYFDEAGRMIPLVLANLDVGILAVFAIGSLGVYSLILAGWASNSKYPFLGGIRASAQLISYELSMTLAVVPVFLMINVPGGSGTLSLTDVVGFQSGTWQGLTMASLHGTWFIMTMPLAAIIFLVALFAETNRLPFDMAEGEADLVGGFHTEYGAMKWGLFFVAEYSHMLIGSGVFTLLFLGGWNPLPFVPLASVVGWLAHLSPLFQHPLAVGLLSIGIFLAKVLFFMFLFMWVRWTVPRFRYDQVMKLGWQKLLPLAIGNLIFYAVLIALLQPKL; from the coding sequence ATGACCGCCATCGTCGAATTCTGGAATAATCTCCACCCCCTCCTGCAAGGCGTCATCAAGGGCCTCGCGGTGATCGGCGTCATGTTCCCGATCGGCGGGGCCTGCTCGCTGGTCGAGCGCAAGGTCTCCGCCGCGATCCAGGGCCGCCCCGGTCCGAACCGCGCGATGCCGTTCTGGTTCGCGTGGGTCCCGGTCATCGGCCCGTTCCTGCAGCGCCTCGGTGTGTTCCACCTCATGGCCGACGGCGCGAAGATGTTCTTCAAGGAGGACTCGCTGCCCGGCCACGTGAACAAGTTCTATTTCCTGCTCGCGCCGGTCGTGGCGATGATTCCCGCCCTCACCACCGTCACCGTCGTGCCCTTTGGCGCGTACTTCGACGAGGCCGGCCGGATGATCCCGCTGGTGCTCGCCAACCTTGATGTCGGCATACTCGCCGTCTTCGCCATCGGTTCGCTGGGGGTTTACTCTCTTATCCTCGCCGGCTGGGCCTCGAATTCCAAGTACCCCTTCCTCGGCGGCATCCGCGCCTCGGCCCAGCTCATCTCCTACGAGCTGTCCATGACGCTCGCCGTCGTCCCGGTGTTCCTGATGATCAATGTCCCCGGCGGCAGCGGCACGCTGAGCCTGACCGACGTCGTCGGGTTCCAGAGCGGCACCTGGCAGGGGCTGACGATGGCGAGCCTGCACGGCACGTGGTTCATCATGACGATGCCCTTGGCCGCGATCATCTTCCTCGTGGCGCTCTTCGCCGAGACGAACCGCCTGCCCTTCGACATGGCCGAGGGCGAGGCCGACCTCGTCGGCGGCTTCCACACGGAATATGGCGCGATGAAGTGGGGCCTGTTCTTCGTGGCCGAGTACTCGCACATGCTCATCGGCTCCGGCGTGTTCACCCTCCTGTTCCTCGGCGGCTGGAATCCGCTGCCCTTCGTGCCGCTCGCCAGCGTCGTGGGCTGGCTCGCCCACCTGTCGCCGCTCTTCCAGCATCCGCTCGCCGTCGGCCTGCTCTCGATCGGCATCTTCCTGGCGAAGGTGCTGTTCTTCATGTTCCTCTTCATGTGGGTGCGCTGGACGGTTCCGCGCTTCCGCTACGACCAGGTGATGAAGCTCGGCTGGCAGAAGCTCCTGCCCCTCGCCATCGGCAACCTCATCTTCTACGCGGTCCTCATCGCGCTGCTGCAGCCCAAGCTCTGA
- a CDS encoding NuoI/complex I 23 kDa subunit family protein, whose amino-acid sequence MPYVVERKPLTLLERVYIPQILAGLRVTLKHLFAPNVTMEYPEQRPPIPAGYRGVPTLVKDPNGREKCVSCQLCEFVCPPKAIRITPGEVPADQPDRAHVEKAPQAFDIDMLRCIYCGLCQEVCPEEAIFLQNQFSMTGYTRAEMVNDKARLYELGGTLPDQHFKWDKKKDAAEHGNAH is encoded by the coding sequence ATGCCCTACGTCGTCGAACGCAAACCCCTCACGCTCCTCGAGCGCGTCTACATCCCGCAGATCCTCGCGGGTCTGAGGGTGACGTTGAAGCACCTCTTCGCCCCGAACGTCACGATGGAGTACCCGGAGCAGCGCCCGCCGATCCCGGCCGGCTACCGCGGGGTGCCGACGCTGGTCAAGGATCCGAACGGCCGCGAGAAATGCGTCTCCTGCCAGCTCTGCGAGTTTGTCTGCCCGCCGAAGGCCATCCGCATCACGCCGGGCGAGGTGCCCGCCGACCAGCCGGACCGCGCCCACGTCGAGAAGGCCCCGCAGGCCTTCGACATCGACATGCTGCGCTGCATCTACTGCGGCCTGTGCCAGGAAGTCTGCCCCGAGGAGGCTATCTTCCTGCAGAACCAGTTTTCCATGACCGGCTACACCCGCGCCGAGATGGTCAACGACAAGGCCCGCCTCTACGAGCTCGGGGGCACGCTGCCCGACCAGCATTTCAAGTGGGACAAGAAGAAGGACGCCGCCGAGCACGGCAACGCACACTGA
- a CDS encoding NADH-quinone oxidoreductase subunit J family protein translates to MDNFLFLVFSLLTLVSALLVVLNKNAVNAAMFLLVSLVGLAGLFVLLDAALLAFVLLLVYAGAVVALFLFIIMLLDTTPGTQKPFGKFSIAGAVLGGALLFVGAHMVGRNAPKAEAVAPAVPTMKNYAELLFTTYLLPVQVVGFMLLIAMLGVIVLSKKLASPTEAAS, encoded by the coding sequence ATGGATAACTTCCTCTTCCTCGTTTTCTCGCTGCTGACCCTCGTCAGCGCCCTGCTCGTCGTGCTGAACAAGAACGCCGTCAACGCGGCCATGTTCCTGCTCGTCTCGCTGGTGGGCCTGGCCGGGCTCTTCGTGCTGCTGGACGCCGCGCTGCTGGCCTTCGTGCTGTTGCTGGTGTACGCGGGCGCGGTCGTCGCGCTGTTTCTTTTCATCATCATGCTGCTCGACACCACCCCGGGCACGCAGAAGCCCTTCGGCAAGTTCTCGATCGCCGGCGCGGTCCTCGGCGGCGCGCTGCTCTTCGTGGGGGCGCACATGGTGGGCAGAAATGCGCCCAAGGCCGAGGCGGTCGCCCCGGCGGTCCCGACCATGAAGAACTACGCCGAGCTGCTCTTCACCACCTACCTCCTGCCGGTGCAGGTCGTGGGCTTCATGCTCCTCATCGCCATGCTCGGCGTCATCGTGCTCAGCAAAAAACTCGCTTCACCGACGGAGGCCGCCTCGTGA
- the nuoK gene encoding NADH-quinone oxidoreductase subunit NuoK, whose amino-acid sequence MNPAGLDTYLAVSALLFALGFLGVLLRRNTLVIYMCLELMLLASTLALVAFSKFQGTLDGAVFVFFILTIAAAEVAVGLAIIVALFRRRHTVSVEELNHLKH is encoded by the coding sequence GTGAACCCCGCCGGACTCGACACCTACCTGGCCGTCAGCGCCCTGCTGTTTGCCCTCGGCTTTCTCGGCGTGCTGCTGCGCCGCAACACGCTGGTGATCTACATGTGCCTCGAGCTCATGCTGCTCGCCTCGACGCTCGCCCTCGTGGCCTTCTCGAAGTTCCAGGGCACGCTGGACGGGGCTGTCTTCGTCTTCTTCATCCTCACCATTGCGGCGGCCGAGGTCGCCGTGGGCCTCGCCATCATCGTCGCGCTCTTCCGCCGGCGCCACACGGTTTCCGTCGAGGAACTGAACCATTTGAAGCACTGA